A region from the Burkholderiales bacterium genome encodes:
- a CDS encoding iron-sulfur cluster-binding protein, whose translation MQVQSMHFKQRAGQKLADVRLQKNLRKLAEKFVTARSAAIAELDDFEATRDAAVERRNRVLATLDVWLQTFERNATAHGATVLYAQTHEDAARLIVEIAALHGVRKVTKSKSMVSEEIGLNHAFGAAGITPVETDLGEYILQINDNEAPSHIIAPVIHKDKEEISDLFARVHGLPRKTEITQLTREAREVLRGHFLSADMGVTGANFLIAETGSAAVVTNEGNEGMCTIMPPKVHVVLTGIEKLLPTLEDLATLMRLLPRSATGQQISNYLSLLTGPRRASEVDGPEHMYYVLLDAGRSALIGGEFQEMLRCIRCGACMNHCPVYQNVGGHAYGWVYPGPMGSVLTPAFVGLENAGDLPNASTFCGECAVVCPVKIPLPDLMRKLREQQVERGLRAKRERVALTVWLALARRPRLYALIAALSAHTLSRLAGKTKLLHWLPFGSGWTKGRDMPAPAGRTFRALYRMREQKKSNVGD comes from the coding sequence GTGCAAGTTCAAAGCATGCATTTCAAACAGCGCGCAGGGCAGAAGCTGGCTGACGTGCGGCTGCAGAAGAATCTGAGGAAGCTGGCCGAGAAATTTGTCACGGCGCGCTCCGCCGCGATCGCGGAGCTCGATGACTTCGAAGCGACGCGGGACGCCGCGGTCGAGCGCCGCAACCGCGTGCTGGCGACCCTTGACGTGTGGCTGCAGACGTTCGAGCGCAATGCGACTGCGCACGGCGCCACGGTGCTATATGCGCAAACGCATGAAGACGCCGCCCGCCTGATCGTCGAAATCGCGGCTCTGCACGGCGTGCGCAAGGTAACCAAGTCGAAGTCGATGGTGTCCGAAGAGATCGGGCTGAATCACGCGTTCGGGGCCGCCGGCATCACCCCGGTCGAGACCGACCTGGGCGAATACATCCTGCAGATCAACGACAACGAAGCGCCGTCTCACATCATTGCGCCGGTGATTCACAAGGACAAGGAAGAAATCTCGGACCTTTTTGCGCGCGTGCACGGGCTGCCGCGCAAGACCGAGATCACGCAGCTGACGCGCGAAGCGCGCGAAGTGCTGCGCGGCCACTTTCTATCGGCCGACATGGGCGTCACCGGCGCCAACTTCCTGATCGCCGAAACCGGGTCGGCGGCCGTCGTCACCAACGAAGGCAACGAAGGCATGTGCACGATCATGCCCCCGAAGGTTCACGTGGTGTTGACCGGGATCGAGAAGTTGCTGCCGACCCTGGAAGATCTCGCGACGCTGATGCGATTGCTGCCGCGCTCGGCCACCGGGCAGCAGATCTCGAACTACCTTTCGCTTCTGACGGGCCCGCGTCGCGCCAGCGAGGTCGACGGCCCCGAGCACATGTATTACGTGCTGCTCGACGCCGGCCGCAGCGCGTTGATCGGCGGCGAGTTCCAGGAGATGCTGCGCTGTATCCGTTGCGGCGCCTGCATGAATCACTGCCCGGTGTATCAGAACGTCGGCGGCCACGCCTATGGCTGGGTCTATCCGGGGCCTATGGGCTCGGTGTTGACGCCGGCGTTCGTCGGCCTCGAAAACGCGGGCGATTTGCCGAACGCCTCGACTTTCTGCGGAGAATGCGCGGTCGTGTGTCCGGTCAAAATTCCTTTGCCGGATTTGATGCGCAAGCTGCGCGAACAGCAGGTTGAGCGCGGCCTGCGCGCAAAGCGCGAACGCGTTGCATTGACGGTGTGGTTGGCGCTCGCGCGGCGACCGCGGCTTTACGCGCTTATCGCGGCACTGTCGGCGCATACACTGTCCCGGTTGGCAGGCAAAACGAAGCTGCTGCACTGGTTGCCATTCGGCTCCGGCTGGACCAAAGGCCGCGACATGCCGGCGCCTGCCGGGCGAACGTTTCGAGCGTTATATCGAATGCGCGAGCAAAAGAAATCGAATGTCGGCGATTGA